Genomic DNA from Verrucomicrobiota bacterium:
GCCCATGCCTCCACATCGGCGATCACGGCCCGGCCTTGGCGGCGAAGCTCAAGCCGGGCGTGTTTGCGCACCAGATCCTGCGGATGGCCCAGCAATTCCAGCAGATCGGAGACCGACCCCCCGAGAATGCGGGGCCAATTCGTGACGACCGGACGGCCTTGGTGCGTGATTCTCCAGATGCGGCCTTTGACATGGTTCCAGCGCGAGTCTCGCATGGGATGTTGAGCGTGTCCGATGATGGCGCTGCTGAAATCGGAGACATAAAGCGCGCCGTCGAAACCGAACTCCACGTCCACAGGACGAAACGCCGCGTTCGTTGAACTGACGAGGTCGAGCCGCCCGCGGGCCCGGGCCATGCCCTGATTCAAGTCGAACTGGGTCATGGAAACCAGATAGGGTCCGACGCAGGCGGCGGAGGCGATGCCTTGCTGATACTCGGGGGGAAAGTTTGGACTCGAAATGCTGGCGGCGGCGCTGCCTTTGCCGTAGCCCAGAATCTTGGCGTGCGCGAAGGGATGATAGATTCCGAGCGGCGTCCACGTGAGCGCCAATCCGTCGAGGACCAGTCCATCTCCATACATCTGAAAGATATTGCCCGTTCGGTCGAAGGTGATTTTCCATGGATTGGGCGTAATGCTCTGCCATTCGGATTCGATGCGGTTCGAGCGCGGGTTGAGGCGGTAGGTGGTGGCGTCCACACCTCGGACGACGCCCCAGGGCGTTTCGAATTGGGATCGATGGAAGACGCCATCCGAGAACCACACGTTGCCTACCGGGTCGGTGGCGATCATGCCCCCATGGTGAGAATCGGTGAGATCGAGTCCGCGAAGCCGTTCGTGGCGGCGGTCGGCGCGGCCGTCACCGTCGGTGTCTTCGAGCAGCCAGTGTCGCGATTGTTCAGAAACGAGGACCCCTTCGGAGGTAAACGCGATGCCGTCAAGCGCGTCGAATCCTTCAGCGAAGACCGTCGATCGGTCGGCTTTTCCGTCCCGATTGGTGTCTTCAAGCACGAGCAGTTTGTCCAATTGCGGCTGGCCTGGAATGGTGTGAGGAAAGCTGGGCATGGTGACGACCCAAAGCCGTCCACGGGCGTCGAAGGCGATTTGAACCGGTGCGCGCAGGTCGGGAAACTCCTCGTCGGAGGCGAAAAGATTGACCCGGTAATCGGGAGCCACTGTGAACTCGGCTTGGGCTTCGGACGCGGACTTGACGACTCCGACGCTGTGAGTGGATCCACCGGAGGGAGGAACGGGGGGCGGGGCCAGCAGAATTGGGGGTGCGTTGGAGAAACGGGTGGAGGGATTCACGGAAAGTTCATGAACGAGGGCCTCCGCCAGGTCGATGCGGCGGAAGTAGAGAGGCATCTCGGCGTCGCGTTCTTCCGGTCGTTTGCGCTGGCCGTAGTAGAGAATACCGTTCTTGGGACGGACCGTTTCAGCGACGAAATGGGCGAGCCGGGCGGCGGCGGGGCGGACTTCATCCAGTCTCTCGGGAGCGATGCGACGAAGCAGCACCGTGTCGAGGCAGGACTCGGCGATGACCCGGGCCATCCTGCGATTCCCCGCGTCGTTCAAGTGCAATCCGTTCAGGGTCAGTTTGGAGGGACTCGATGAATAGGCGGTTTGGCTGGCACGGAAAAGGTCGATGAACAAGGCGCGGCGTTGCTCCGCGGTTTGGGCGAGGACCTGACTGTAGCGGGCGAGATCTGCGTTGCGAGTGGAAGCGTCGGGTCCGGTCCAGCCGGGTTCGAGGGCGGTGGGGGCAAGCAGAACCCAGCTCGCGTTGGGGTGGAGGCGTTGCAACTGGTCGAGCATTTGATGGAGATGCGTACGGAACGTTTCCAGGCCGGAGACTCCGGCAAAGGATTCGTTTCCCCCGAAGGCGAGGAAGACCACCTGCGCGGGCCAGCGGGCGAGCATGGCTCGAAGATGATCCGCGTAGCCTTCCGCCCGGAGGCGGTGGCCGACTTCATCTCCCGTCCAGGCGAGAGAACGAAAGCGGAGCTTCAGGGCCGGGTTTGCGAGGTGGAAGAGCGACTGCAGCTCGCCGTTTTCGAGCAAACATTCGACCAGTGCGCCTCCGTAGAAAACGAGAGTGTCCTGGGGTTGGAGGGCGATCCGGGGACTCGCGGTCGCTGGCCCCAAGGGGGCGGGTTGCCGGCTGGATTCCTTTTGGGCATCGTTGTCCGCCGCTTGGCCGCAAAGGAAGATGGACGTCAACATCGCGCCGAGGAGGGGCAGGAAATGGAAGCGATGGTGCATGCGGAAGACCGTATCCGCGTCCGTGGCGGGGGGGCAAGCCGGCGGATGGTGAGCGTGGGAGATCGTTGGGATGGATGGCCTGGTGAGGGATGCCGCGGGTTTGGCCGGAGGCCGGGGCGCGGCACGACTTTCGGCCGGGGACTGGAGAGGCAACCCCGAACTGCGGATCCGTGCATCCCGATGTTGTTGGTAGGGCGGGCCTGTCCCAGCCCGCCGCCCACGGGATGCAAAACATCATGCTCCGGCGGCGCGCCGGGACGGACGCGCCCTACCTGCATCACCGGCAACATCGGGATGCACCGACTGCGGATCAGGGACAAACGCGGGGGTTGTCGAGGCGGGCTTTGTTCTGTAGAATGCAAAGCATGAAACGCATCCTGCTTTCCCTTGTGGCCGCGCTTGCCGCGGTTTCCTTCATTGACGCCGCCTCGAACGAGGAAGGATTTGTCTCCATCTTCGACGGCAAGACATTCAACGGCTGGAAGATGGCGAATGAGAATCAAAAGACGTGGCGGATTGAGGACGGCGCCATGGTGACGCGGGGTGAGCGTTGTCACGTGTTTTACGTGGGGGACGAAAAGCCGTTCAAGAATTTCGAGCTCAAGATCGATGTCATGACCGAGCCCGGATCGAATGGGGGGATTTACTTTCACACTCGTTACCAGGAAACCGGCTGGCCGAAACAGGGTTTTGAGTGCCAGGTCAACGTGAGCCAGGGCGACTGGAAAAAGACCGGCAGTCTTTACGATGTGGTGAATCTGGCGAGCACTCCGGCCAAGGATCGTCAGTGGTGGACGCAGCACATCACGGTGAAAGGAAACAAGGTCACGGTTCGCATCGACGGCCAGATTGTTCTTGAATACACGGAGCCCAAGGGGGCCGTGGCCGGAACGGATTTTACGCGGAAATTGAACGAGGGCACGTTTGCCTTGCAGGCGCACGACCCGAAGAGCGTGGTGCATTTCAAGAATATTCGCGTCAAGCGGCTCGATTGACGAGTCGTTCCAAGCTGGCATGAAGCCCGAGCCACGCCGTGTGGCCCGGGCTTTTTTGCGTCAGGCATCGAAGAGGAGAGCCGGGTTGGAGGCGGTCCATTTGCACCGCAAGCTGTCTGTGGTAATACGACAACCCGGTCACCGACAGCCTGTAGATGCACCGGGTTGGAGGCCGACCTCCATCAATGGCTTTCTTTTCCCCGAGAGCTGAGGTATGGCTGGCGATATGGGAAATCGAGAAAACAGTCTGAAACGCTGGGCGTCGGTTCTGATGAGTGTGGTTTTGGCTTTGTCGGCATTGGTTTCCATCGAAACTTTTGGAGCCACGATCGACGTCACCAAGACGCAGATCAAGCTGGCGACACCGGAACAGGTGCGGGACGCCTTTCGCCGCGGGCTTTTCATTCCGGTGACGGAAGGAGGTTCGACCCTGCTGGCGGCTCAAACGAATGCGCCCATCAAAGGCACGCTGGCTGTTGCGCTCGCGACTCTTGGGGCTTTCGACAAGGCGGAGCCCCTCCTGAAATCCGCGGAGGCGGCCAAGGAACCTCAGGCTAGACTGCATCGCATCTTGTTCGAGGCGTTGATCGCTGAGAAGGCGGGGAAAGTGGATGCGCTGACCAACGCCTGCATGCGGGCGATTCGCGAGGATTTTCGACACCCGGTGGCGTATTATTTGCTGGCGAAATCGGCTCTGGATCGGAAGGAGTTCGCCCGAGCGGAAAAGCACGCCAACGAAGCCCTGGCTTTCGAGCCCCAGATGGCGCCCTCCATGTTTCTGCTTGGCATCGCGCGGCATGGATTGAACAAGCGGGAAGAAGCGGCCCAGGACCTTGCGAAAGCGATGCAGATGGATCCGCTGGACGCTCGCCCGCGCCTGGCCTTGGGCACCCTTTACGCTGAGGCGGGAGCCCATGCGCAAGCGGTCGGATTGTTTCGGGAAGTGGCTACGATGAACCCCACGATGTTCATTGCCAGAGAGCGCCTCGGCCTTTCGCTCTTGGAACTGGGGCGGACCGACGAGGCGGTGGCGACCGCGCAGGAGGTGTTGCAGTCGCAACCGCAATCGATTCAAGCCCGCTACACGCTGGCGCTCGCCCAACTAAGGGCCGGAAAGATCGAGGAGGCCGAGCGGGAATTGAAACTGTTCACCGAAGCTGCTCCGAACGCATCGGAAGGCTATTATTTGACGGGATTGGCCAAGGCCTTGCGAAATCGTCCCCAAGAGGCGCACGCGAGCCTGGCCAAGGCACTTCCTCTGGCGGCCCAGCGCAGCGGGGTGCTCAGCGCCATGGCCACCTTTCACCATCTGGCGGGAGATCTCGACGAGGCGGCAAAAGGTTTTCAGGAGGCTTTGCCGGGAGCCCAACCGGGGATGACGGACCGCATTCATTTTCAGCTCGGATTGCTGGCGTTGGATCGCAAGGACTGGAAAAAGGCGCACGAATGGTTTCAAAAAAGCACGAAGTTCGTTTCAAATTTTCGAAGCGACTTGCTCGATTACCCGAGTCTCTTTCAGGCGGCTCCGGCGAAGAGCCTGGGTTCCTCCAGCCTGGGCTGCCTGCTGCTGGCGGACCGTTTTTTGGTGGCATCCCGGGATTCCTTCAAGAAGTCGTTGCAGTCTCACCCCCGGGACGCGGTGGCTCTGTTGCTGGGCGCGAGCGCGTCGGCGCGAATGGGCGACAGTCCGCAAGCCCTGGAATGGCTTGCGAAGCTCGCCGCGTTGCAGCCCAATTACTGGCCCGCGCACTATGCCTTGGGGGACCTTTATCTGAACCGGCGGGATTGGGAGAAATCGGAGGCTTCCTTGAAACGCACGATCGAACTCGACCCCCTGAACGAGGCGTCCTATCTCCGATTGCTCGGCATTTATCGCGAGAAGAAACAGCATGATCAAGCCGACGCGACGGCCCGCCAAATGATGGCGAAAATGCCGTCCAATCCCCTGGGGTTCAATGAAATGGCGGCTTTGCTGGCAGACCGGAAAGAAAAGCTCGACGAAGCTTTGACGCTCGCCAAGAAGGCCCTTTCGATGGAAATGAAGAATGGCTATTTCCTCGATACCCTGGGCTGGGTGCATTACCAGCGAGGCGAGTTTACGCAGGCGGAAAAGACGTTGCGGGAAGCTGTGGCCGCTCTGCCGCGGCATCCTGAAGTGCGACTGCACCTTGGCTTGGTTCTTTTCAAGAATCAAAAGCTGGAGGAATCCGGAACTCACTTGCAGCAAGTGCTGAGCTTGGCGCCCGGTTCAAGCTTGGCCAAAGAGGCCCAAGATTTGTTACCCAAGACGGTAAAACTTGGAGGCACGCCGTAGGCCGTTGCCTGATGGTTGCTCCTCATCCGAGTTTCGCAAGACCCCGTGTCATTTGGGACGACCGCGTGCGGACGCTGAGAGACTGACCAGGTGGGAGTCTTCGCGGGCATTCTCATCGTGCCTTGTTTTATGGGGACCGTGCCCTGGCTGCGAGCTACGAAGGATGGCGTGATCTTGCATGTGAAAGCCGTGCCTCGTGCCCACCGGACCGAGGTGGCCGGTGTGGCCGGGTCCGAGTTGCGCATCCGGGTGGCCGCGCCGCCGGTGGATCAAGCCGCCAATCGATCGTTGCGCGATGGGTTGGCCGAATGGCTGGGCATCCCGAAAGCCGCCGTGACGCTGATCCGGGGGAACACTTCCGCGCACAAGCAATTCCTCGTGGTTGGGATCTCAATGCAAACCGCTGCGGAAAAGCTGCGAACCCGCCGGTAAGCGGCAACCAGGGTTGTTTCTTCCATCACCCCTCGCGAACGTTCGCGAGCCGAAACCCGTGCCGTCGGATGACGAGGCACCGTCGATGGGAGTATATTCTCAAGAATTTCGTCTAAGAAATCGAAGGCGGGCGTGTCATGAAGGTATGGCACGGTTGATCTTCAAGACACGAACACGTTGAAAGACATCGAAATGGTTCTTGGATCCATGCCCGAGCCTGACCCACCCGAGTCCTGTTCGCACCTAGCACGGGAAGAAGGGCCGGACCGTGATCCCATCGAGGCCGTGTTTGCGGTGATGGAATCGCCGCTCTTGTCCTACGCGTGGCGTTGGACCCACGACCGGACTCAGGCGGAAGACTTGGTGCAGGAAGCGTTCATGAGATTGCATCGACAATTCAGCGCGGTGAAAGAACCCCGGCGATGGCTGTTTCGAACGGTGCATCATCTGGCTCTGAATCTGGCCCGGGACTCCGCCAAGATAGTGCCTTTTGAGGCGCCGAATCGTTCGGAGGAATCGGGCTGGGGCGGACAGGATGCGGTGGCCGATCCCGGCCCGCTTCCGGATGAAGCTCTTGCTCAATGGGAAAAGAAACGCCGGATAAGGTTGCTGGTCGATTCCCTCGAAGCGCGCAGCCGCGAATTGGTGAAACTGAAGTTCGAGGACGGACTCTCCTATCAGGCGATGGCGGAGCGAACGGGGCTGACCTCGGGCCACGTCGGTTACCTGTTGCACCACGCCCTCAAAAGTCTTGGAGAAAAAGTGCGTCAGGAAGGCATCACGCCATGAATGAAAACCCCACATTCCGAGATTCCAAGGAAGCGAAGATAACCGCCCATATTTTGGGGGAACTGGGACCGGAGGAGGCGTCCGAACTCACCGCGGAAATGGCCAAGCATCCCGAGCTTGGAGCGGCTCGCGCCTCCCTCGAGGCGACGGTCGCTGTGTTGCGGGGTCTGAAAGCGAATACCACGATGGGAAGCCGCGACTCCGGCGAGGCCCTTGAGCTTCCCAATGAGAAACGCCAGCGATTACTCGCGGCCTTTCGGGTCAGCCGTCCGGCAGCGTTCGCGGATCGTTGGAAGCGCTGGAGGATCGCACCCACTCAGGAGTGGTTGAAGGTGGCGGCCATGATCACGGCTCTCTTGGCGCTCTCCGCTTCGCTCTTCCAGAGCTATCGCTGGGCTTCCCAGTCGCCCCTGGGATCACCCGAGCTTGTCGCAGGCAATCCCGGTGTAGTGTTATGGGATGTGGCCCCTGAGTCCGAGGCCAAAACCTCGCCGTCGTTAGAAAACTTAGTCAGGGAGAATATCCCCGCGACGACTCGATCGATTCGAGGTCGGGGTGCAAGCCTGCCAAGCGGACAAGCTGGAGGTTCAGTCCCATCCTGGAACTTTCTCCCGCAAGCCTCCACGGAGGATTTCTACAAGTCACCCGCATCCGCTGCACCGATGCTCGCCAGTCCCGGAGCGACGAAGGGGCTGGACGTTGCGGATGGGGAGAATGCGCCGGTGCTCGGTCCGGTGGTGAGTTTGAGTCGAAACTTGCGGGCGGCGACTTCGGCGCCCGCGAAAGTGTCTTCCGACGCTCCGGTATCCGCGCCGCTCACACTGGTGCCGCCCGCGCCCGCGCAGGCCGCGCCCAGGCCGGTCCTTCAGGCTTTGGAAAGGAAAGTTCCTCAACCGGCCATGGATCCTCGGATGATGGCAAGGTACGGACTCGTGCCGCGCCCACCTTCAGGAGAAGCGGACAAGGACCGGACCCTGGGCCGAAACCCGGGTGCGGTTTCGAGAGTGGCGGAATTGAACGAATCACTCCAAGAGCGTGAAATGGTGGATCAACTTTCCGACCTGAAGGCCGATGGAAGCAGAAACACGGACAAGGCGGAGGTTTTCGCGTTCACGGGGGATGAGTTGGCGGCAGACAGGAGTGATGCGGCGGGTGCGAAGACAGAGCAAGAATCCCGAGGGAAT
This window encodes:
- a CDS encoding DUF167 domain-containing protein, with the translated sequence MPWLRATKDGVILHVKAVPRAHRTEVAGVAGSELRIRVAAPPVDQAANRSLRDGLAEWLGIPKAAVTLIRGNTSAHKQFLVVGISMQTAAEKLRTRR
- a CDS encoding DUF1080 domain-containing protein; this translates as MQSMKRILLSLVAALAAVSFIDAASNEEGFVSIFDGKTFNGWKMANENQKTWRIEDGAMVTRGERCHVFYVGDEKPFKNFELKIDVMTEPGSNGGIYFHTRYQETGWPKQGFECQVNVSQGDWKKTGSLYDVVNLASTPAKDRQWWTQHITVKGNKVTVRIDGQIVLEYTEPKGAVAGTDFTRKLNEGTFALQAHDPKSVVHFKNIRVKRLD
- a CDS encoding tetratricopeptide repeat protein, encoding MAGDMGNRENSLKRWASVLMSVVLALSALVSIETFGATIDVTKTQIKLATPEQVRDAFRRGLFIPVTEGGSTLLAAQTNAPIKGTLAVALATLGAFDKAEPLLKSAEAAKEPQARLHRILFEALIAEKAGKVDALTNACMRAIREDFRHPVAYYLLAKSALDRKEFARAEKHANEALAFEPQMAPSMFLLGIARHGLNKREEAAQDLAKAMQMDPLDARPRLALGTLYAEAGAHAQAVGLFREVATMNPTMFIARERLGLSLLELGRTDEAVATAQEVLQSQPQSIQARYTLALAQLRAGKIEEAERELKLFTEAAPNASEGYYLTGLAKALRNRPQEAHASLAKALPLAAQRSGVLSAMATFHHLAGDLDEAAKGFQEALPGAQPGMTDRIHFQLGLLALDRKDWKKAHEWFQKSTKFVSNFRSDLLDYPSLFQAAPAKSLGSSSLGCLLLADRFLVASRDSFKKSLQSHPRDAVALLLGASASARMGDSPQALEWLAKLAALQPNYWPAHYALGDLYLNRRDWEKSEASLKRTIELDPLNEASYLRLLGIYREKKQHDQADATARQMMAKMPSNPLGFNEMAALLADRKEKLDEALTLAKKALSMEMKNGYFLDTLGWVHYQRGEFTQAEKTLREAVAALPRHPEVRLHLGLVLFKNQKLEESGTHLQQVLSLAPGSSLAKEAQDLLPKTVKLGGTP
- a CDS encoding sigma-70 family RNA polymerase sigma factor produces the protein MVLGSMPEPDPPESCSHLAREEGPDRDPIEAVFAVMESPLLSYAWRWTHDRTQAEDLVQEAFMRLHRQFSAVKEPRRWLFRTVHHLALNLARDSAKIVPFEAPNRSEESGWGGQDAVADPGPLPDEALAQWEKKRRIRLLVDSLEARSRELVKLKFEDGLSYQAMAERTGLTSGHVGYLLHHALKSLGEKVRQEGITP